A region of Kribbella sp. NBC_01245 DNA encodes the following proteins:
- the sucC gene encoding ADP-forming succinate--CoA ligase subunit beta has product MDLMEYQAKSVFAKHGVRTTVGEVVTTPEEARAAAEKIGGRVVVKAQVKTGGRGKAGGVKLASTPDEAEEAAKAILGLDIKGHLVKILNIVPAAAIAEEYYFSFLIDRANRNYLCIASAAGGMEIEEVAHTNPDAVAKISIDPAAGVDEAKAREIAIAAKFPEDVLDNVTTEIVKLYGVFIAEDASLVEVNPLVKLQDGNVEALDGKVTLDENADFRHPEHADFEDASAEDPLEAAAKAKGLNYVKLDGSVGIIGNGAGLVMSTLDVVAYAGEEFGGVKPANFLDIGGGASAEVMANGLEIIISDAQVESVFVNVFGGITACDAVANGIVQAFELLASRNEHVDKPMVVRLDGNNAEEGRRILDEANLPGLERVDTMDGAAKRAAELAAK; this is encoded by the coding sequence GTGGACCTGATGGAATACCAGGCGAAGTCAGTCTTCGCCAAACATGGTGTGAGGACGACGGTCGGTGAGGTCGTCACGACTCCCGAGGAAGCACGCGCGGCGGCCGAGAAGATCGGCGGCCGGGTGGTCGTCAAGGCTCAGGTCAAGACGGGCGGCCGCGGTAAGGCCGGTGGCGTCAAGCTGGCCTCGACTCCGGATGAGGCGGAGGAGGCCGCGAAGGCGATCCTCGGTCTGGACATCAAGGGTCACCTCGTCAAGATCCTGAACATCGTCCCGGCCGCCGCGATCGCCGAGGAGTACTACTTCTCCTTCCTGATCGACCGGGCCAACCGCAACTACCTGTGCATCGCGAGCGCCGCGGGCGGTATGGAGATCGAAGAGGTCGCCCACACCAACCCCGACGCCGTCGCCAAGATCTCGATCGACCCGGCTGCCGGTGTCGATGAGGCCAAGGCGCGCGAGATCGCGATCGCGGCCAAGTTCCCCGAGGACGTGCTCGACAACGTCACCACGGAGATCGTCAAGCTGTACGGCGTCTTCATCGCCGAGGACGCGTCGCTGGTCGAGGTGAACCCGCTGGTCAAGCTCCAGGACGGCAACGTCGAGGCGCTGGACGGCAAGGTCACCCTGGACGAGAACGCGGACTTCCGGCACCCGGAGCACGCGGACTTCGAGGACGCCTCGGCCGAGGACCCGCTGGAGGCCGCGGCGAAGGCCAAGGGCCTCAACTACGTCAAGCTGGACGGTTCCGTCGGGATCATCGGCAACGGCGCGGGTCTGGTCATGTCGACCCTCGACGTCGTGGCGTACGCCGGTGAGGAGTTCGGTGGCGTCAAGCCCGCGAACTTCCTCGACATCGGTGGTGGCGCGTCGGCCGAGGTGATGGCCAACGGGCTGGAGATCATCATCTCCGACGCCCAGGTGGAGAGCGTCTTCGTCAACGTCTTCGGCGGTATCACCGCCTGTGACGCGGTCGCCAACGGCATCGTGCAGGCGTTCGAGCTGCTGGCGAGCCGCAACGAGCACGTCGACAAGCCGATGGTCGTCCGGCTGGACGGCAACAACGCCGAGGAGGGCCGCCGCATCCTCGACGAGGCGAACCTGCCCGGCCTCGAGCGCGTGGACACGATGGACGGCGCGGCCAAGCGGGCCGCCGAGCTGGCTGCGAAGTAA
- a CDS encoding glycoside hydrolase family 13 protein has translation MTEAPAFDDRPTSTRPADEWWRSAVVYQVYPRSFADADKDGTGDVNGIRARLPYLADLGIDAIWISPWYPSPLLDGGYDVSDYRDINPDFGTLADADALIAEAHGLGIRVLIDLVPNHCSWEHPWFKAALEAGKGSPERERFWFRDSPGVVPPTNWPAAFGGGAWQQIDDGQWYLHMFDISQPDFNWDHPDVIAEFDSILRFWFDRGVDGFRIDVADSMAKDPALPDVPLHDDGLPTRDKYVGNPFYDQPGVHKIHQRWREIADEYADTPEGPRVFVAEAWLSPAERLAAYVRPNELHSAFNFDVLRCPWDAKELREVIDHTTENLWAVGAPATWVLSNHDTIRHRTRYGRDQREAGADAGAVPTDLALGLRRARAAALLELALPGGAYIYQGDELGLPEVEDLPDDLLDDPTWERSGHTVRGRDGCRVPMPWSGSEPPFGFGTTDNPPWLPQPASWAGLTAEDQQHDPDSHLSLYKAALRIRRTHEALGEGRLLWDDTAPAGVLSFTRTPAFRCLVNLTDSPIEVDGIVLLSSQPLVDGKLPPDTTAWLTI, from the coding sequence ATGACTGAGGCACCTGCTTTCGACGATCGGCCGACTTCGACCAGACCAGCTGACGAGTGGTGGCGTAGCGCTGTCGTCTACCAGGTGTATCCCCGCTCCTTCGCCGACGCCGACAAGGACGGCACGGGCGATGTGAACGGAATTCGCGCCCGGCTGCCGTACCTGGCCGATCTCGGCATCGACGCGATCTGGATCAGCCCGTGGTACCCGTCACCCCTGCTCGACGGCGGCTACGACGTGTCCGACTACCGCGATATCAACCCCGACTTCGGCACGCTGGCCGACGCGGACGCACTGATCGCGGAGGCGCACGGCCTGGGCATCCGGGTGCTGATCGACCTGGTGCCGAACCACTGCTCCTGGGAACACCCCTGGTTCAAGGCGGCGCTCGAGGCGGGCAAGGGCTCGCCCGAGCGGGAGCGGTTCTGGTTCCGCGACAGCCCGGGCGTGGTGCCGCCGACGAACTGGCCCGCCGCTTTCGGTGGTGGCGCCTGGCAACAGATCGACGACGGCCAGTGGTACCTGCACATGTTCGACATCTCCCAGCCGGACTTCAACTGGGACCACCCGGACGTGATCGCCGAGTTCGATTCGATCCTGCGCTTCTGGTTCGACCGGGGTGTCGACGGCTTCCGGATCGACGTGGCCGACTCGATGGCCAAGGACCCGGCGCTGCCCGACGTACCGCTGCATGATGACGGCCTACCCACGCGCGACAAGTACGTCGGCAACCCGTTCTACGACCAGCCGGGGGTGCACAAGATCCACCAGCGCTGGCGCGAGATCGCCGACGAGTACGCCGATACGCCGGAAGGCCCGCGCGTCTTCGTTGCCGAGGCCTGGCTGTCCCCCGCCGAGCGGCTCGCGGCGTACGTCCGGCCGAACGAGTTGCACTCCGCGTTCAACTTCGACGTACTGCGCTGCCCGTGGGACGCGAAAGAGCTGCGCGAGGTCATCGACCACACCACCGAGAACCTCTGGGCCGTCGGCGCTCCCGCGACCTGGGTGCTGAGCAACCACGACACCATCCGCCACCGCACCCGCTACGGCCGGGACCAGCGTGAAGCGGGCGCTGACGCCGGCGCCGTACCGACCGACCTGGCCCTCGGTCTTCGCCGGGCGCGTGCCGCCGCGCTGCTGGAGCTGGCGCTGCCGGGTGGCGCGTACATCTATCAAGGCGACGAGCTCGGCCTGCCCGAGGTTGAAGACCTGCCCGACGACCTGCTGGACGATCCGACTTGGGAACGCTCCGGTCACACCGTCCGCGGCCGCGATGGCTGCCGGGTGCCGATGCCGTGGAGCGGGAGCGAACCGCCCTTCGGCTTCGGTACGACGGACAACCCGCCGTGGTTGCCGCAGCCCGCGTCGTGGGCCGGCCTCACCGCCGAAGACCAGCAGCACGACCCGGACAGCCACCTCTCGTTGTACAAGGCGGCCCTCCGCATCCGCCGTACCCACGAAGCCCTCGGCGAAGGCCGCCTGCTCTGGGACGACACCGCCCCCGCCGGCGTCCTCTCCTTCACCCGCACCCCAGCCTTCCGCTGCCTCGTCAACCTCACCGACTCCCCGATCGAGGTCGACGGCATCGTCTTGCTCTCGAGCCAACCGCTCGTAGACGGCAAACTCCCGCCCGACACCACCGCCTGGCTCACGATCTGA